CAAACGTCAAGGGACCCAATTTCTCACTCATGCCCCACTCGCACACCATCTTGCGGGCCAAATCGGTGGCCCGCTCAAGATCGTTGCCGGCACCGGTCGTGATGTGATGCAGGACCAGTTCTTCCGCAACCCGCCCGCCCATCAGGATGGCCAGATTGTTATAGAGAAAGTCCTTGGAATAATTGTGACGGTCATCCGTCGGCAATTGCATCGTCACGCCCAAGGCGCGGCCGCGGGGAATAATGGTGACTTTATGAACCGGATCCGTCCCTGGCAACAGCTTCGCCATCAGCGCGTGACCGGCCTCGTGATAGGCCGTCGTCCGCTTTTCCTCGTCGGTGAGCACCAGGCTCTTCCGCTCGGCGCCCATCAAGACCTTATCCTTGGCCATTTCAAAGTCGATCACTTCGACTTCTTTTTTATTCAAACGGGCGGCCCACAAGGCCGCTTCATTCACCAGATTTTCCAGGTCGGCACCGGAGAATCCGGGCGTCCCTCGCGCAATCTTTTCCAGCTCGACATTCGCCGCAACCGGTACTTTCTTCGTGTGCACCTTGAGAATTTCCGTGCGGCCGCGAAGGTCCGGGCGGTTGACCACCACTTGCCGGTCAAACCGGCCAGGACGCAGCAAGGCGGGATCCAGGACGTCAGGCCGGTTGGTTGCCGCGATCAGGATGACGCCTTCCGTCGTGTCGAAACCGTCCATTTCGACCAGGAGCTGGTTCAGCGTCTGCTCGCGCTCATCGTGTCCGCCGCCCAATCCGGCTCCGCGCAGACGCCCGACCGCGTCGATTTCGTCGATAAAGATAATGCAGGGGGCATGTTTCTTCCCCTGCTCGAAGAGATCGCGCACACGTGACGCACCGACCCCCACAAACATTTCGACAAAGTCCGAGCCGCTGATGCTGAAGAAAGGCACACCCGCCTCTCCGGCGATGGCCTTGGCCAGCAAGGTCTTTCCCGTTCCCGGAGGCCCGACAATCAATACGCCTTTTGGAATCCGGCCGCCGAGTTTCTGGAACTTTCTGGGATCCTTCAGAAACTCGATGATCTCCAGCACTTCTTCCTTCGCCTCTTCGACCCCGGCGACGTCCGAAAATGTGACCTTTTTTCGTTCTTCCGTCAGCAACCGGGCGCGGCTCTTGCCGAACGACAGAGCCTTGTTCCCCCCGACTTGCATCTGACGCATGAGGAAAAACCAGAGCCCGAGGAACAGAATAAACGGTCCCCACGTCACCAAGAACGTGATGTACCATGGGCTTTCATCCAGCGGCTTCACCTCAATCTGCACATCCTTCTCGCGCAGGACTTTGACCAGGTCGGGATAATCCGGCGAGAAGGTGCGGATCCTCGTCTTATCCTTCAGCACCGCGCTGATATGGCTCCCCTTGATAATGGCCCGCTCCACGTCGCCCTTATCAATCTTGGCCATGAAATCGCTGAATATCACATCTTCTTCAGGGGCATGTGTCGGGACGCTGAACAGGTTGAACAGCAAAATCATGAACAACCCGACGACCACCCAAAAGAGCAGGTTTTTCACCCTGGAATTCATCCAGATCTCCTTGTGGGAACGTTAAAAAAACGGGCACCACTCGCACAATCGATTGTGGGTGATGTTAACACAGGCCTGTCAAAACTGACAATATCGCGAGAAAAGCCTACGCCTCTTCGTCCACCTGATCCAGCACGGCCAGATAGGGCAGATTCCGGTATTTTTGCTGGTAGTCCAACCCATACCCCACCACATACTTATTAGGAATTTTGAACCCTTCATAGTCGATCTGCACCTCGACCTCCCGGCGCTCCGGCTTGCTCAGGAGCGTACAGACCTTGATCGACCGCGGCTTCTTTTTGGACAGGGTCTTCACGAGATATTGAACGGTCAGGCCGGAATCGACGATATCCTCGACGAGCAGCACATCCTTCCCTTTGATCTCCTCGGTCAGCTCGGTGATGAGCTTTACTTTCCCCGAGGTCTTCGCCTTCGATCCATAACTGGTGACAATGATGAAATCCACCCTGATCGGGATGCGGATCGCCCGGGCCAAATCGGCATAAAAGGCATAGGCCCCCTTGAGCACTCCCACAAGGACCAGATCCTTTCCCGCATAGTCGGCGCTAATCTGCTTCCCCATTTCGCGAATACGGGCACGCATTTGTTCCTGAGTCACAACCGGGCGGCCAAACACACGTTCCATCCTACAGCGCTCCTTCTTTCACCAATGCACCACTCACATGCACGACAAGACAATGCCGCGTTGAAGCCCCCACCCCAAACCGTTCATCCTGCCGATAGCCCAACACGCCGGCAATGCCTTCCCGTGAAACCAGGAGAGGAATCCTGCCCCGAATCGCTTTCGGCACTTTCAGATCGGTGAAGAAATCCTGCACCTTCTTCGAACGGCCCTTCATCCCGGAAGGACAAAACCGATCGCCCTGTTGCCACGAACGAAGCATCAAGGGGTCTGACACGCGATCGGCATCCAGCACCATTGACCAATCCGGCAACGGCTGCAGCTGACGCAATCGTTCGACCGGCACCAGTTGTACCCGAATTTGCTGTCCTGTTCCAGCCCACTGGATATGCGAAGGAACGGCCAGGGAAAGTTCACTCCCGACATCTGCCCCTTCAGCCTGCTTGGGATCATGAGCACGCGGAGCCAGGCGCAGATACCGTCCGGATACCGTCATCACAACCGATGGCAACGATCGCACAGCGGCTGATGGCGTCTTGGCAAGCATCCCCCTCACCGCCTCAACCGCCACGGAGCTGGGTGCCCGATGAAACGGATGGCACCGGCGCAAGGCTTCCCGAAGCAGCCGCCGCTGAATGGCCGGGGGCAACGCCTGCACCAGTCCGCGCTCGACCCAATAGCCGCCCTGCCCGTCTTCTTGAAGCATGGACGATGCCAACCCGGCAACCTGCGTCTCAAGATACCCCTCGTCTTCACGACAGAGATCGGCCATCCGACAGAGGGCATCGACTGCCGAAGGCGCAATCCGATTCATCGCCGGAATCAATTCATGACGGATGCGATTCCGGGTATAGATCGGCTTGGCATTGCTGGAATCCTGCCGATACGACTGCCCCATCCGGACGAGATAGTCCACAATGTTCTGCCGCCGCACATCGTATAAGGGGCGCACAATCAGGCCCTCTCGCACAGCCGGCATCCCCGCCAGCCCCGCAAGACCTGCCCCCCGCAAGAGCCACAACAACACCGTCTCGGCCTGATCGTCAGCCGTATGGCCCAGCACGATACGATCGGCCCCGCACTCCGTGGCCAGCGCCGTCATGGCCTGGTAGCGGCGTGTGCGCGCCTCCGCCTGCAATGAATGCCCCCGGACCTTGGTCCGAACATCCACCGTCTGGCAATGCAGCGGAATCGCGAGCCGCTCGCACAAAGAGACCACAAAGGCCTGATCCTCATCCGACTCTTTCCCCCGCAGCCCATAATTGAAATGGACCGCCGTCAGTCGTAACCGCCATCGTGGCGCGAGCCGATGCAGCAGCGCCAGCAGGGCCACCGAATCCGGCCCCCCCGATACCGCCACGAGAAGGTGCTGGCCGGGTTCAAACAGATGGCGAGACCGGACCGTCTTCACCACCTTATGAAGAAGCGGCGGCCATGGAGTCCGAGCCGCCCGTTGTTCGATCGTCGCCATCGCCGTCATCATCCTGCCTGTCCGACATTGCGGTGCGCCTGCAAGATCGCATTGGCGCGTTCGACATCGATCGCAATCTGCCGGCTGAGCTCGTCCCCGCTCGCGAACTGGACGTCCCCGCGCAATCGCTGGAGAAACCGCACCTCGATGCGTTCTCCATAAAGATCCTGCCGCTCATTGAGCAGATATACTTCCAGCAACCGCTCTCCGGCATCGAACGTCGGCCTGGTCCCAATGTAGGCCACCGAATCGAACCGGCGCTGATTCCAGACCGTCACCGTCGCGTAGACCCCGTCCGGCGGGATCACTCGCTCGGCTGGCAGTCGAAGATTCGCCGTCGGCCACCCCATTTCCTGTCCCCGCCGGGCCCCCGATATGACGATGCCGGCCACCGCATACTGCCGTCCCAACAAGCGCGCCGCCAGATCGACCTGACCGTCTTGCACGAGCTTCCGCACGCGCGTCGAACTGACCACCGATCCGTCAGCGACCACCGGCTCAACCGGATCGACGGCAAAACCGAATCGCTGCCCAAACGCCACAAGGTCCGCAACCGTTCCAGCCCGGCCCTTCCCGAAGGCAAAATGCCGCCCCACGAAAATCTGCCGGATCCCAAGCCCCTGGCTCAACACCTGCCCGGCAAACGCCTCGGCCGAGAGGCTCGCAAAGGCATGGCTGAACTCCAGCAACACGACTTCGTCGATCCCCGCCGCTTCAAAATGCTGGAGTTTTTCTTCCGGGCTCGTCAGAAACTTCAAATCCACATGCGGCGCGAGAATCTTGACCGGGTGCGGGTCGAAAGTCAGCGCCAGGGCCGTGCCATTCATCCGGCGAGCCGTCTCCACCACCGTGCCAAGCAATCGCCGGTGGCCGAGATGGTGCCCGTCGAAATTGCCGATGGTGGCCACCGGGTAGGGCCGCGCCACGCCGTCAGAATATCCGCGCGTCACCTTCATCGCGATCTCAATGAAGCTGCCGGACGGCGTCCTTGGCGAAATAGGTCAGGATCAGATCGGCGCCCGCGCGCTTGATCGACAGCAGCGATTCCATCATGGCCCGGCTGTCGTCCAGCCAGCCTGCGCGGCCCGCCGCTTTGATCATGCTGTACTCACCGCTGACTTGATACGCCGCGATGGGCAGCAGGGTTCTGGTGCGCGCCTTGGCGATGATATCGAGATAGGGCATGGCCGGTTTCACCATGACAATGTCCGCCCCCTCTTCGACATCCAGATCGATCTCACGCAGCGCTTCCCGTCCGTTGGCCGGATCCATCTGATAGGACTGCCGATCGCCGAATTGCGGACTCGAATACGCGGCATCGCGAAAGGGCGCGTAAAAGCAGGAGGAGAATTTGGCCGCATAGGCCATGATAGGGAGTTCGGAAAACCCGGCCTGATCCAGCTCTGCTCGGATGGCCGCCACCCGCCCATCCATCATATCGGACGGGGCCACCATGTCAGCCCCGGCCTCCGCATGGGTTCTGGCCATCGTCCGCAAACAGTCCAGCGTTTCATCGTTGAGAATCTTGCCGTCCTTCACGATCCCGCAATGGCCGTGGTCGGTATATTCGTCGATACAGACGTCCGTGATCACCGCCAGGCCCGGGACATGATCCTTCACCGCCTTGATCGCCCGCTGCACAATGCCATTGGGATCGTAGCCGGAAGTCCCCCGTTCATCCTTCTTGTCGGGAATCCCGAACAAAATGATCGCGGGAATGCCCAGCGCCTTGATCTCAGCGGCTTCCTTGGTCAGCAGATCGATCGAGAGCCGGAACTGGCCCGGCATGGAGGCGATTTCCTCTCTGCGGCCGCGGCCCTCGACCACAAAGAGCGGGTAAATAAAATCGGCGGGGGACAGCGCTGTCTCCCGCACCATTCGCCGCAACGCCTCGTGCTGCCGCAGACGCCTGAGCCGCTGAATCGGAAACGCCATGGGGTCCTACTTTCTCGGAAGATTCGTCAAGAACACGACGAGGTCGCGCACGGAAATGACCCCGACCAATTTCCCATCGCGCGTCACGCCCAAATGGCGCACATGGGCCTGCGCCATGAGATCGTTGGCATCCAGCAGCGTCTTGTTCTCTTCGATCGTCATAATGGGCGCCGACATAATCTGTTCGACCGTCGTCTTCGTGGCGTCAGATCCCGAGGCCACCACCCGGCGCATCATATCGGTATCGGTCAGGATGCCGATAATTTCTTTGTCATTCGTGATGAACAGACTCCCGATCCCATGATCGCGCATAATCCGCGCCGCCGTCTGGGCATCCGTATCCCGGGCCACGGTCACAAACTTCTCTCGAGGAATCATGAACGATTTCACCGGAACCATGCTGTGCTCCTCCCTTTACAATTCATCTATCCACCGACTTCGCATTACGAACGCCCCGTCGCCGTGGCGACCCGGACGCCTCCTCTAAAATACTGTGCCATCACCTCTACCAACGCCGGCATCGTATTCTCTTCCGGCATGATCGCCACCGTCAGCCCCGACTCGCGCGCCGTCTGCGCGGTGATCGGACCGATGCAGGCCACCGCCACCGATTGTAACAGGAGGCGGGCCTGGGCTTCACCCCCCAACAGCTCCATGCAATTGCGCACTGTCGACGAACTCGTAAACGTAATGGCATCGATCTGCCGGTCTTCCAACTGCCGCCGCCAACCCTCCACGGCATCCCGGGGCATCTCGGTTCGATAGACCGGAACGACATCCACCGTGGCTCCGCGGGCACGCAATTCATCGGGCAGCAGCTCCCGGGCGACTTCCGCGCGCGGGATGAGCATGCGACAGCGCGCCAGATCGGTTCCAGCCAATGCGGCCAACAGGCCCTCCGCTTGAAACTCGGCCGGCACCACATCGGCGGTGATCCCATATTTCGCCAGTTCCTCTGCCGTGCGCGGACCGATACAACAGATCCGGCGGCCGGCAAAACTGCGCGCATCACGCCCTTTCCCCCAACACCGCTTCATAAAGCGCGCGACGCCGTTCACGCTCGTCAAGATGACCCATTCATACGTCTCCAGGCGGTCAATCGCCTGATCGACTTGTATCCAGTCTTTGGGATCGACGATCTGAATGGTCGGCGCTTCAACCGGCTCCGCCCCCTGGGCCGCGAGGAGATTCGCCAGCTCCGCAGCCTGCTCTTTCGCCCGCGTCATCAGCACGCGCTTCCCAAAAAGCGGACGGCGTTCGAACCAGTTCAACTGCTCGCGCAACCGCACGACTTCGCCGACCACAATCACCGTCGGCGGTTCCAGATGCGCCCGGGCGGCCTTCTCGGCGATATCCGACAAGGTCCCCACCACCGTGATCTGCGTCGGCCTGGTTCCCCAGCGAATGAGCGCCACCGGCGTTGTGGCAGGACGCCCTTCCGCCATCAGGTTTGCCACGATCGAAGGAAGATTCTTCATCCCCATCAGGAAGACGAGCGTGCCATGACTGCTGGCCAGCTTCGGCCACTCAATCGCCGAGCGTTTCTTGTCCGGATCTTCGTGACCCGTCACAAAGGTCACCGTGGACGCCATCGTCCGATGGGTCACTGGAATGCCGGCATAGGCAGGAGCCGCCACGGCGGCCGTCACACCCGGCACCACTTCAAATGCCACCCCGGCCGCCGCGAGCGCTTCGGCCTCTTCTCCGCCTCGGCCGAACACGAACGGATCGCCGCCCTTCAGCCGCACCACGATGCGGCCCTGCTGCGCCGCCTCAACCAGCCGGCGATTGATTGCATCCTGCGCCTGATACTGTCCTGTTCCCCGCCGCCCCACATACACCCGTTCCGCCTGAACCGGAGCATGAGAGAGCAAGGCAGGATTCGCGAGATAATCGTACACCACGACATCGGCCAGCTCGAGACATTCCTTCCCGCGCAGGGTCAGCAGCTTCGGGTCACCAGGCCCTGCCCCGACCAAATACACGATGCCGTGCCGTGTCTTCTTCACCCTAGGCCGCTCCGTAAATCGCGCGGAGAATGCTGTCCGCCCCCCGCAATAACAACCGCTCTGCCAGCTGTGTGCCCAAGGCCTGGGCCTCGGCGATCCTGCCTCGGATCGCCTCGCGAATAATGGTCTTGCCGTCCACGCTCGCCACCAGCCCCTCCATCTGAATCTCATCACCGGCCAGAGTCGCATAGGCTGCAATCGGCACCTGGCACCCGCCTTCCAATCGATGGAGCAACGCCCGTTCAGCGGTGACCGCCACCCTGGTCGGCGGATGATTGAGCCGGCTCAGAATGTCTCGCACGAAACCATCGTTCGACCGTCCCTCGATGCCCAAGGCCCCTTGGCCGATGGCCGGAAGACTGAGCTGCGGATCCAGGTATTCGGTAATTTCCTGCGTCCAACCCAACCGCCGCAGCCCGGCGGCAGCCAGCACAATGGCGTCGAATTGCCCCTCTTTCAATTTCCTCAAGCGGGTGTCGAGATTCCCGCGCAACATGTCGATCCGCAAATCCGGCCGCGCATGGAGGAACTGCGACTGCCGCCGCAAGCTGCTCGTCCCAACCCGCGCGCCAGACGGCAGATCCTTGAACAGGCGCCCCTCGCGACTGATCAGGGCGTCACGCGCATCCTCGCGCTGCGGCACACAGAGGATCTCCAGCCCTTCCGGCAACTGCGTCGGCACATCTTTCATGCTGTGCACGGCAAAATCGATCTCGCCGTTGAGCAGCGCATCCTCGATTTCCTTTACAAACAGCCCCTTGCCGCCGATTTTCGCCAGCGGCACATCGACGATCTTGTCGCCGGATGTTTGAATGCGCTTCAACGTGACCGTCACCCCTGGGGCCGCTTCCTGCACTCGCGCCTGAAACATTTCGCTCTGCTGCAGCGCCAGCTTGCTCGCTCTCGTTCCCAACACCAATGTGGATCGTTGACCGGTTGATATCGCCACCCTTCATGCCCCCATCGTTATCGTGAACTGACTCTGCGATTAGCTCGTTCGTTTGCGGCTGGCGGTGTGAGACGCGGCCTCTTCGCCCGGCAACTCCTGCGATTGAGGATCCGGCTGGCTTGCGGCCTCACCGCTCCGAGCCTCGGCTGGCGGCTGGCTGTCCAAGCTGTAGAAGCGGCGGGCCGCCTCGACAAACGCCGCCCCGCTCGATGAATTGACTTCGGATTTCAGCGTCACCATCGTATTGTGAATCAGCTTGTTCACGATGGCGGAGGCAAGCCCTTCGACGATCTCGCGATCCTGCGCGGAGAGATGAGCCAGACGGCTCATGGTTTTCTCCACCTCGCTCCGCTTGATGTCGTCGGCCCGATTCTTCAAGGCCACAATCGTCGGCGTGACCTCAAGTGATTTCATCCACTCCAGCACCACGCCGACCTCTTCGACCACCATCCGCTCGGCCTTTTCCGCTTCCTGCAGACGCTCGGCGCGATTCTGCTCGACCCGCTGC
The Nitrospira sp. genome window above contains:
- a CDS encoding bifunctional riboflavin kinase/FAD synthetase — protein: MKVTRGYSDGVARPYPVATIGNFDGHHLGHRRLLGTVVETARRMNGTALALTFDPHPVKILAPHVDLKFLTSPEEKLQHFEAAGIDEVVLLEFSHAFASLSAEAFAGQVLSQGLGIRQIFVGRHFAFGKGRAGTVADLVAFGQRFGFAVDPVEPVVADGSVVSSTRVRKLVQDGQVDLAARLLGRQYAVAGIVISGARRGQEMGWPTANLRLPAERVIPPDGVYATVTVWNQRRFDSVAYIGTRPTFDAGERLLEVYLLNERQDLYGERIEVRFLQRLRGDVQFASGDELSRQIAIDVERANAILQAHRNVGQAG
- the hemC gene encoding hydroxymethylbilane synthase; amino-acid sequence: MAISTGQRSTLVLGTRASKLALQQSEMFQARVQEAAPGVTVTLKRIQTSGDKIVDVPLAKIGGKGLFVKEIEDALLNGEIDFAVHSMKDVPTQLPEGLEILCVPQREDARDALISREGRLFKDLPSGARVGTSSLRRQSQFLHARPDLRIDMLRGNLDTRLRKLKEGQFDAIVLAAAGLRRLGWTQEITEYLDPQLSLPAIGQGALGIEGRSNDGFVRDILSRLNHPPTRVAVTAERALLHRLEGGCQVPIAAYATLAGDEIQMEGLVASVDGKTIIREAIRGRIAEAQALGTQLAERLLLRGADSILRAIYGAA
- the tilS gene encoding tRNA lysidine(34) synthetase TilS, giving the protein MMTAMATIEQRAARTPWPPLLHKVVKTVRSRHLFEPGQHLLVAVSGGPDSVALLALLHRLAPRWRLRLTAVHFNYGLRGKESDEDQAFVVSLCERLAIPLHCQTVDVRTKVRGHSLQAEARTRRYQAMTALATECGADRIVLGHTADDQAETVLLWLLRGAGLAGLAGMPAVREGLIVRPLYDVRRQNIVDYLVRMGQSYRQDSSNAKPIYTRNRIRHELIPAMNRIAPSAVDALCRMADLCREDEGYLETQVAGLASSMLQEDGQGGYWVERGLVQALPPAIQRRLLREALRRCHPFHRAPSSVAVEAVRGMLAKTPSAAVRSLPSVVMTVSGRYLRLAPRAHDPKQAEGADVGSELSLAVPSHIQWAGTGQQIRVQLVPVERLRQLQPLPDWSMVLDADRVSDPLMLRSWQQGDRFCPSGMKGRSKKVQDFFTDLKVPKAIRGRIPLLVSREGIAGVLGYRQDERFGVGASTRHCLVVHVSGALVKEGAL
- a CDS encoding CBS domain-containing protein, with translation MVPVKSFMIPREKFVTVARDTDAQTAARIMRDHGIGSLFITNDKEIIGILTDTDMMRRVVASGSDATKTTVEQIMSAPIMTIEENKTLLDANDLMAQAHVRHLGVTRDGKLVGVISVRDLVVFLTNLPRK
- the ftsH gene encoding ATP-dependent zinc metalloprotease FtsH, with the protein product MNSRVKNLLFWVVVGLFMILLFNLFSVPTHAPEEDVIFSDFMAKIDKGDVERAIIKGSHISAVLKDKTRIRTFSPDYPDLVKVLREKDVQIEVKPLDESPWYITFLVTWGPFILFLGLWFFLMRQMQVGGNKALSFGKSRARLLTEERKKVTFSDVAGVEEAKEEVLEIIEFLKDPRKFQKLGGRIPKGVLIVGPPGTGKTLLAKAIAGEAGVPFFSISGSDFVEMFVGVGASRVRDLFEQGKKHAPCIIFIDEIDAVGRLRGAGLGGGHDEREQTLNQLLVEMDGFDTTEGVILIAATNRPDVLDPALLRPGRFDRQVVVNRPDLRGRTEILKVHTKKVPVAANVELEKIARGTPGFSGADLENLVNEAALWAARLNKKEVEVIDFEMAKDKVLMGAERKSLVLTDEEKRTTAYHEAGHALMAKLLPGTDPVHKVTIIPRGRALGVTMQLPTDDRHNYSKDFLYNNLAILMGGRVAEELVLHHITTGAGNDLERATDLARKMVCEWGMSEKLGPLTFGRKEEEIFLGREIATKRDFSDQVALEIDHEVSRLVTENYERAKRLLTEHMTSLKALAEALLEKEVLDAPEIDQILLQATSQTVPA
- the hemB gene encoding porphobilinogen synthase, yielding MAFPIQRLRRLRQHEALRRMVRETALSPADFIYPLFVVEGRGRREEIASMPGQFRLSIDLLTKEAAEIKALGIPAIILFGIPDKKDERGTSGYDPNGIVQRAIKAVKDHVPGLAVITDVCIDEYTDHGHCGIVKDGKILNDETLDCLRTMARTHAEAGADMVAPSDMMDGRVAAIRAELDQAGFSELPIMAYAAKFSSCFYAPFRDAAYSSPQFGDRQSYQMDPANGREALREIDLDVEEGADIVMVKPAMPYLDIIAKARTRTLLPIAAYQVSGEYSMIKAAGRAGWLDDSRAMMESLLSIKRAGADLILTYFAKDAVRQLH
- the cobA gene encoding uroporphyrinogen-III C-methyltransferase produces the protein MKKTRHGIVYLVGAGPGDPKLLTLRGKECLELADVVVYDYLANPALLSHAPVQAERVYVGRRGTGQYQAQDAINRRLVEAAQQGRIVVRLKGGDPFVFGRGGEEAEALAAAGVAFEVVPGVTAAVAAPAYAGIPVTHRTMASTVTFVTGHEDPDKKRSAIEWPKLASSHGTLVFLMGMKNLPSIVANLMAEGRPATTPVALIRWGTRPTQITVVGTLSDIAEKAARAHLEPPTVIVVGEVVRLREQLNWFERRPLFGKRVLMTRAKEQAAELANLLAAQGAEPVEAPTIQIVDPKDWIQVDQAIDRLETYEWVILTSVNGVARFMKRCWGKGRDARSFAGRRICCIGPRTAEELAKYGITADVVPAEFQAEGLLAALAGTDLARCRMLIPRAEVARELLPDELRARGATVDVVPVYRTEMPRDAVEGWRRQLEDRQIDAITFTSSSTVRNCMELLGGEAQARLLLQSVAVACIGPITAQTARESGLTVAIMPEENTMPALVEVMAQYFRGGVRVATATGRS
- the hpt gene encoding hypoxanthine phosphoribosyltransferase — its product is MERVFGRPVVTQEQMRARIREMGKQISADYAGKDLVLVGVLKGAYAFYADLARAIRIPIRVDFIIVTSYGSKAKTSGKVKLITELTEEIKGKDVLLVEDIVDSGLTVQYLVKTLSKKKPRSIKVCTLLSKPERREVEVQIDYEGFKIPNKYVVGYGLDYQQKYRNLPYLAVLDQVDEEA